The following coding sequences are from one Haploplasma axanthum window:
- a CDS encoding tRNA1(Val) (adenine(37)-N6)-methyltransferase: protein MKHFVETKRFSLNQTKEQAFNTDTILLANYIKIPKDCKNILDVGTGSGVLMFDLACKTKANIYGIEVQENRYFQALENIELNNKKEQLNVFYADFKEHKFDQLFDLIITNPPFFKVHNNKQLSQNEEDLIARHEIMLTLDELLFNVSKNLKYRGHFYMIHRPDRLIDIIEIASKYKLQIKKVRFIHPYIDKPANHILIMAIKNGGNGIIVDEPLILYKDKHVFTDEMIRIIGDF from the coding sequence ATGAAACATTTTGTTGAAACAAAGCGGTTTTCTCTAAATCAAACGAAAGAACAAGCTTTTAATACGGATACAATCCTTTTAGCAAATTATATAAAAATACCTAAAGATTGTAAAAATATTTTAGATGTTGGAACTGGGTCTGGAGTTCTAATGTTTGATTTAGCATGTAAAACAAAAGCAAATATCTATGGAATCGAAGTCCAAGAAAATAGGTATTTTCAAGCTTTAGAGAATATTGAATTAAATAATAAGAAAGAACAATTAAATGTTTTTTATGCAGATTTTAAAGAACATAAATTTGATCAACTATTTGATTTAATTATTACTAATCCACCTTTTTTTAAAGTTCACAATAATAAACAACTAAGCCAAAATGAAGAAGATTTAATTGCTAGACATGAAATTATGTTAACACTTGATGAATTACTTTTTAATGTTTCTAAAAATTTAAAATATCGTGGACATTTTTATATGATTCATAGACCGGACAGATTAATAGATATTATTGAGATTGCAAGTAAATATAAGCTTCAAATTAAAAAGGTTAGATTTATCCATCCATATATAGATAAACCTGCAAATCATATTTTAATAATGGCAATAAAAAATGGAGGAAATGGAATAATCGTTGATGAACCTTTAATCCTTTATAAAGATAAGCATGTATTTACGGATGAAATGATAAGAATAATAGGTGATTTTTAA
- the rsmI gene encoding 16S rRNA (cytidine(1402)-2'-O)-methyltransferase: MQVSFKDKKPTLFLVATPIGNLEDITFRAIETLKNVSVVFAEDTRTSGVLLKHYNIETKLSSYHEHEKFDKIANVLEYLNNGDDVALISDAGTPGISDPGYELVKAVIDNGYYVVSIPGAVASINALVSSGLLIQPHLFLGFLPRKQGEINTFLDKYKKVDATLIIYESPFRISKTLEYIYKCYGNRDVVLARELTKVYETIIRTDLETAISMEHSNKGEYIILISGYVEEETSETIESLFNKYLKDNIDEKEIFKLIAKDLNISKKDVYKKLKIDNKNL, translated from the coding sequence ATGCAAGTAAGTTTTAAAGATAAAAAACCAACGCTTTTTTTAGTAGCGACTCCAATTGGAAATTTGGAAGATATAACGTTTCGTGCAATCGAAACATTAAAAAATGTTAGTGTTGTGTTTGCTGAGGATACTAGAACATCTGGTGTCTTGCTTAAACATTATAATATTGAGACGAAACTCTCATCATATCACGAACATGAAAAGTTCGATAAAATTGCAAATGTCCTTGAATATTTAAATAATGGAGATGATGTTGCATTAATAAGTGATGCTGGGACTCCTGGAATTAGCGATCCTGGATATGAACTTGTAAAAGCTGTTATTGATAATGGGTATTATGTTGTTAGTATACCAGGCGCAGTAGCTAGTATAAATGCACTTGTTTCATCAGGATTACTTATTCAACCACATTTATTTCTAGGATTTTTACCAAGAAAACAAGGAGAGATAAATACCTTTTTAGATAAGTACAAAAAAGTAGATGCAACTCTAATAATCTATGAATCGCCTTTTAGGATTTCTAAAACACTTGAATATATTTATAAATGTTATGGAAATCGTGATGTTGTTTTGGCTAGGGAGTTAACAAAAGTATATGAAACAATTATTAGGACAGATTTAGAAACAGCAATATCAATGGAGCATAGTAATAAAGGAGAATATATTATTCTTATTAGTGGTTATGTTGAAGAAGAAACTAGTGAGACAATAGAGTCACTTTTTAATAAGTATTTAAAAGATAATATCGACGAAAAAGAGATCTTTAAACTTATTGCTAAAGACTTAAATATATCAAAAAAAGATGTTTATAAAAAACTTAAAATTGATAATAAAAATTTATGA
- a CDS encoding ISNCY family transposase, whose protein sequence is MRKVELKPMEQMKYETIKNLVTNNGNKLNAANKLGISLRQVNRLIIKYNEQGKEGFIHGNRKKSPHLIIKVEIKNKILNLYNNKYYNFNFKHFKEMLLENEKIKISYNSLYNLLDENLILSPKAERITKRKYRDRIQTKIDLNESLSIQEKNLIIDNNILDPKDNHARLPRKKYGGELLQMDASEHLWFGDKKTHLHAAIDDATGMLVGAYFDHQETLIGYYNVLKQTLENHGIPNEFLTDRRTIFDYKSLKNPKPEYSTLTQFGYACEQLGITLNVTSIPQAKGRIERLFGTLQSRLINELRINNIKTIVQANEFLQSYLDKFNKQFSLINDNIPQVYEKINSDTDLNLILAVISSRVFDRGSALKYQNKYFQAYNKNGNLMNFKHRTKAIVIKSFDNKLYCLINSDYYKLIELESHESHSKDFDLGVEKEKKKYTVPNSHPWKSDSYNRMIERAMYKSR, encoded by the coding sequence ATGAGAAAGGTAGAACTAAAACCAATGGAACAAATGAAGTATGAAACAATAAAAAACTTAGTAACAAATAACGGTAATAAACTTAATGCTGCTAATAAACTAGGTATATCACTTAGACAAGTTAATAGATTAATTATCAAATATAATGAACAAGGTAAGGAAGGTTTTATTCATGGTAATAGAAAGAAGTCTCCTCACCTTATAATTAAAGTTGAAATCAAAAATAAAATTTTAAATTTATATAATAATAAATACTACAATTTCAACTTTAAACATTTTAAAGAAATGCTTCTGGAAAATGAGAAAATTAAAATATCATATAATTCTCTATACAATCTCTTAGATGAAAATCTTATTTTATCACCAAAAGCTGAAAGAATTACTAAGAGGAAATACCGTGATAGAATTCAAACAAAAATAGATTTAAACGAATCCTTATCTATTCAAGAAAAGAATCTTATCATTGATAATAACATTTTAGATCCTAAAGATAATCACGCAAGACTTCCAAGAAAAAAATATGGTGGCGAGTTATTACAAATGGACGCATCAGAACATTTATGGTTTGGAGATAAAAAAACTCATCTTCATGCAGCAATAGACGATGCTACAGGAATGTTAGTTGGTGCATATTTTGATCATCAAGAGACTCTAATTGGCTATTACAACGTTTTAAAGCAAACATTAGAGAATCATGGGATACCTAATGAGTTTCTAACTGACAGAAGAACAATCTTCGACTATAAATCATTAAAAAACCCTAAGCCCGAGTATAGTACATTAACACAATTTGGTTATGCCTGCGAGCAGCTGGGCATAACTTTAAATGTTACTTCTATTCCTCAAGCTAAGGGGCGAATTGAACGTTTATTTGGAACGTTACAATCCAGATTAATAAATGAGTTACGAATTAATAATATTAAGACCATCGTTCAAGCAAATGAGTTCCTACAATCATATCTTGATAAGTTTAATAAACAATTCTCTCTCATTAATGATAATATACCACAAGTTTACGAAAAGATTAATAGTGATACTGATTTAAACTTAATTTTAGCTGTTATATCTAGCCGTGTATTTGACCGTGGCTCTGCTTTAAAGTATCAAAACAAGTATTTCCAAGCCTATAATAAAAATGGTAACTTAATGAACTTTAAACATCGTACAAAAGCTATAGTTATCAAATCATTTGATAATAAATTATATTGTTTAATTAACAGTGATTACTATAAATTAATTGAATTAGAATCTCACGAAAGTCATTCTAAAGATTTCGATCTTGGTGTTGAAAAAGAAAAGAAAAAATACACTGTCCCTAATAGTCATCCATGGAAAAGTGATTCTTATAATCGGATGATAGAAAGAGCAATGTATAAATCACGTTAA
- the metG gene encoding methionine--tRNA ligase encodes MSKNKKFYISTAIAYSSAVPHIGNVYEAILADSIARFKRLDGYNVYFQTGTDEHGQKIEEKAKLNEITPQVYVDQISNEIKRIYDSMNVSYDKFVRTTDEFHVESVQAIVSKLFEQGDIYLGKYEGWYSIADEAYISENDIVDGKGPSGDIPVWTSEEVYFFKLSKYQDRLIKHIKDYPEFIMPESRKNEMLQNFLSDKLPDLSISRTSFKWGIPFPFDKKHVTYVWIDALSNYITGLGYNPNHPESDMMKEYWPADIHLIGKDILRFHTIYWPMLLMALELPLPKTIFGHPWVLFDKAKMSKSTGNVVYIDDLLKHFPVDVIRYYVLHEIPYSQDGNLTNELLIERNNSDLANTIGNLVNRTIGMVNKYRDGKFKKVILDEPFEYSLKDKSLEMLPNMRKHMENYHVADALEEILILARHANKYIDVSKPWELFKDLEKPEILDHVLYSLLETIRFIAIGLQAYLPATSAEIFDLLGIEDKSFESLKEFGHYKEQELKQAKVLFERYDMNKKIEEILEGTYDKD; translated from the coding sequence ATGAGTAAAAATAAAAAGTTTTATATTTCAACAGCAATAGCATATAGTTCAGCAGTTCCTCATATTGGAAATGTTTATGAAGCAATACTTGCAGATTCAATAGCAAGATTTAAAAGATTAGATGGATATAATGTTTATTTTCAAACTGGAACAGATGAGCATGGACAAAAAATTGAAGAAAAAGCTAAATTAAATGAAATAACACCTCAAGTTTATGTAGATCAAATTTCAAATGAAATAAAAAGAATTTATGATTCTATGAATGTAAGTTATGATAAATTCGTAAGAACAACTGATGAATTTCATGTTGAGAGTGTTCAAGCAATTGTTTCAAAATTATTTGAACAAGGTGATATTTATCTAGGTAAATATGAAGGATGGTATTCAATTGCTGATGAAGCATATATTTCTGAAAATGATATTGTAGATGGAAAAGGACCTAGTGGCGATATTCCTGTTTGGACAAGTGAAGAAGTTTATTTCTTTAAACTCTCTAAATATCAAGATAGACTTATTAAACATATAAAAGATTATCCGGAATTTATAATGCCAGAATCAAGAAAAAATGAAATGTTACAAAACTTTTTAAGTGATAAACTACCAGACTTATCAATTTCAAGAACTTCATTTAAATGGGGAATACCTTTCCCATTTGATAAGAAGCATGTAACATATGTTTGGATTGATGCATTAAGTAACTATATAACTGGACTTGGATATAATCCTAATCATCCTGAAAGTGATATGATGAAGGAATATTGGCCTGCAGATATTCATTTAATAGGAAAAGATATTTTAAGATTCCATACTATTTACTGGCCAATGTTATTAATGGCATTAGAATTGCCACTACCAAAGACTATTTTTGGGCATCCATGGGTTTTATTTGATAAAGCTAAAATGAGTAAGTCGACAGGTAATGTTGTTTATATTGATGATTTATTAAAACATTTCCCAGTTGATGTAATTAGATATTATGTTTTACATGAAATACCTTATAGTCAAGATGGAAATTTAACTAACGAATTATTGATAGAAAGAAATAATAGTGATTTAGCTAATACTATTGGGAATTTAGTTAATAGGACAATTGGAATGGTTAATAAATATCGAGATGGTAAGTTTAAAAAAGTAATTTTAGATGAACCATTTGAATATAGTCTGAAAGATAAATCGTTAGAAATGTTACCAAATATGAGAAAACATATGGAAAACTATCATGTTGCAGATGCATTAGAAGAAATATTAATTCTTGCAAGACATGCAAATAAATATATTGACGTTTCAAAACCATGGGAATTATTTAAAGACTTAGAAAAACCAGAAATATTGGATCATGTATTATATAGTTTATTAGAAACAATTAGATTTATAGCGATAGGGTTACAAGCATATTTACCTGCAACATCTGCAGAAATATTTGATTTATTAGGTATTGAAGATAAAAGTTTTGAAAGTTTAAAAGAGTTTGGACATTATAAAGAACAAGAATTAAAACAAGCTAAAGTATTGTTTGAACGTTATGATATGAATAAAAAAATAGAGGAGATACTAGAAGGTACTTATGATAAAGATTAA
- a CDS encoding YitT family protein: MIKIKEFLKSPKYKEKVKPEIKRFAAVIMFTLVYGLGVKWFLEASPVPMFTGGMPGVAQVLRDILVKSGTITSEQSGNLFMSLFIIVSNIPILLLGWFGVSKKFTIYSLVSVLIQSTVIGFIPQIKLGFHQPEEAMLAATLGGLFIGVGIGGALKYGTSTGGFDILAQYWSLKKGHSVGFISMALNFVIAFAGAIVMGGDAAEGIEGVAAVPAGLIFSYTIIRIIVTTVATDKVHTSYQYLSIEIITENPQKMVDAILHKIYRGVTLSKVEGAYSHHEKTLVMVVISTYELQMIIDLIKEVDDKSFVVAKPVKSVTGNFTKKRIA, from the coding sequence ATGATAAAGATTAAAGAGTTTTTAAAGTCACCAAAGTATAAAGAAAAAGTTAAGCCCGAGATAAAAAGATTTGCTGCCGTTATAATGTTTACTTTAGTTTATGGATTAGGTGTGAAATGGTTTTTAGAGGCATCACCAGTACCAATGTTTACCGGAGGCATGCCTGGGGTCGCTCAAGTTTTAAGAGATATTTTAGTTAAATCAGGAACAATAACAAGTGAACAAAGCGGTAATTTATTTATGTCATTATTTATTATTGTTTCAAACATTCCAATTTTATTATTAGGTTGGTTTGGTGTATCTAAAAAATTTACAATATACAGTTTAGTATCAGTTTTGATTCAATCAACCGTAATAGGATTTATTCCACAAATTAAACTTGGTTTTCATCAACCAGAAGAAGCAATGCTTGCTGCTACATTAGGTGGATTATTTATTGGTGTAGGTATTGGTGGAGCATTAAAGTATGGAACATCAACAGGTGGATTTGATATTTTAGCTCAATATTGGTCCTTAAAAAAAGGACATTCAGTCGGTTTTATTTCAATGGCATTAAATTTTGTTATTGCCTTTGCTGGAGCGATTGTTATGGGTGGAGATGCTGCTGAAGGCATTGAAGGTGTTGCAGCAGTACCAGCAGGTTTAATTTTCTCATACACAATAATTAGAATAATTGTTACAACTGTTGCTACTGATAAAGTTCATACATCATATCAATATTTATCAATTGAGATTATTACTGAAAATCCTCAAAAAATGGTTGATGCAATCCTCCATAAGATTTATCGAGGCGTTACATTAAGTAAAGTTGAAGGTGCATATTCACATCATGAGAAAACACTTGTTATGGTTGTAATATCAACATATGAACTACAAATGATTATTGATTTAATTAAAGAAGTTGATGATAAATCATTTGTTGTTGCTAAGCCAGTTAAGAGTGTCACAGGTAACTTTACAAAGAAGAGAATAGCGTAA
- a CDS encoding aldo/keto reductase: MELNKNSRLIQGTWLIEKDKMAFEALDYGIKRGLKVIDTAEMYGDGKSEELVGKVISKYKRDEIYLISKVYPYNSNKKRMRIELINSLNRLKIDYLDLYLLHWRGDIELSETVEAFEELKKEGLIKNWGVSNFDVSDMEELISVKNGENCYCNQVLYNIISRGIEFDLIPWMKEKNIKLMIYSPLGHNDIIREKVLTNKTIKELAKTKKNTVYQLMLTFVLRNKDLYVVTKSSSTHHIEANIECLDINLTDKEIKRIDKEFIPPKSKIILEEI, from the coding sequence ATGGAGTTAAATAAAAATAGTCGTTTAATACAAGGTACATGGCTAATAGAAAAAGATAAAATGGCATTTGAAGCTTTAGACTATGGGATTAAAAGAGGTTTAAAAGTTATTGATACTGCTGAAATGTATGGCGATGGTAAATCAGAAGAACTAGTAGGGAAGGTTATTTCAAAATATAAGAGGGATGAAATTTATCTTATTTCGAAAGTTTATCCATATAATTCAAATAAAAAAAGAATGAGAATAGAGTTAATAAATAGTTTGAATAGATTGAAGATAGATTATCTTGATTTATATCTTCTACATTGGAGAGGAGATATAGAACTTTCTGAAACTGTTGAAGCTTTTGAAGAATTAAAGAAAGAGGGATTAATTAAAAACTGGGGTGTTTCAAATTTTGATGTTTCAGATATGGAAGAATTGATTAGTGTAAAAAACGGGGAAAATTGTTACTGTAATCAAGTATTATACAACATTATTTCAAGAGGGATTGAATTTGATTTGATTCCATGGATGAAAGAAAAAAACATTAAATTAATGATATATTCACCACTTGGACATAATGATATTATTAGAGAAAAAGTATTAACAAATAAAACTATAAAAGAATTAGCAAAGACTAAAAAAAATACTGTGTATCAATTGATGCTTACTTTTGTTTTGAGAAATAAAGACTTATATGTAGTAACTAAAAGCAGTAGTACTCACCATATTGAAGCAAATATAGAGTGTTTAGATATAAATTTAACAGATAAAGAAATCAAAAGAATCGATAAGGAATTTATTCCACCCAAAAGTAAAATAATACTTGAAGAAATTTAA
- a CDS encoding V-type ATP synthase subunit I — protein sequence MIAKVDKIRILTFDDEYEKLLKELQSNGLFMLSKFDDNFLTNKQQTYLQKVSYYIELLTTKTKKEKFFKYSETTEAKFDRYEVAEKMIDEISDIHSKYEEYNKEKISIEDELSSIKPYLTLDVSIDDLNNLKGYKYFIGKIVKESFNLLKSQLENDKYIYQLLSEDNDSVYLIILVDLNNQNQIENLLIKSKFISNNFNSYDEIFDTISNKLNERLKFISEYNLEYEKRISSYAKERYILEIYYDSIFNKYLRESITANKTNKTLYIEGWIKATDISKLKSSLTNQIAYYEIEVIEKEENEIVPTATNNNKFVKPFEAITNMFSVPNSNEIDPNPTMSFWYFLIFGIMMGDIGYGILMIVLFSLFKKFKKPKGDFKDLITIFIYSGFSTIFFGILFGSFFGYTFDLFNLIGKLFGQNNWSSIVLEPITDPLPVLIVSIGIGVLHLITALIIKVIKEVKNKNYASALSNGLSWILVLVGIVLYVSISKGVGLVMAITGLVILVIFSGAKKKGIPAKVMSGFGSLYNITGYLSDVLSYSRILALSLSSAVIAFTMNMLAGMVATNFIGYLFAIVIFLIGHVFNFAMGLLSAYVHDSRLQYLEFFGKFYDGGGVIFKPLAYQFKYIDKVNKGE from the coding sequence ATGATTGCAAAAGTAGATAAAATAAGAATACTTACATTTGATGATGAATATGAAAAATTACTAAAAGAATTACAAAGTAATGGTTTATTTATGCTTTCAAAATTTGATGATAATTTTCTAACTAATAAGCAGCAAACATATCTACAAAAAGTAAGTTATTATATTGAGTTGTTAACTACAAAAACGAAAAAAGAAAAATTCTTTAAATATAGTGAAACGACAGAAGCAAAGTTTGATAGATATGAAGTAGCTGAGAAAATGATTGATGAGATTTCAGATATTCATTCAAAATACGAAGAGTATAACAAAGAAAAAATAAGTATTGAAGATGAACTTTCAAGTATAAAACCATATTTAACTTTAGATGTTAGTATTGATGATTTAAATAATCTAAAAGGGTATAAATATTTTATTGGAAAGATTGTAAAAGAAAGTTTTAATTTATTAAAAAGTCAATTAGAAAATGATAAATATATTTATCAACTCTTAAGTGAGGATAATGATAGCGTATATCTTATTATTTTGGTTGATTTAAATAATCAAAATCAAATAGAAAATCTTTTAATTAAAAGTAAATTTATAAGTAATAACTTTAACTCATATGATGAAATATTTGATACTATCAGTAATAAATTGAATGAACGTTTAAAATTTATCAGTGAGTATAATTTGGAATATGAAAAAAGAATAAGTTCTTATGCAAAAGAACGATATATATTAGAAATATATTATGATTCAATATTTAATAAATATTTAAGGGAATCAATTACTGCAAATAAAACAAATAAAACATTATATATTGAAGGTTGGATTAAAGCTACTGATATTTCTAAACTTAAGAGTAGTTTAACTAATCAAATAGCTTATTATGAAATTGAAGTGATTGAAAAAGAAGAGAATGAAATTGTTCCAACAGCAACTAATAACAATAAATTTGTTAAACCATTTGAAGCAATAACAAATATGTTCTCTGTTCCAAATAGTAATGAAATAGATCCAAACCCTACTATGTCTTTCTGGTATTTCTTGATTTTTGGAATCATGATGGGGGATATTGGTTATGGAATTTTGATGATTGTTTTATTTAGTTTGTTTAAAAAGTTTAAAAAACCAAAAGGTGATTTTAAAGATTTAATTACTATTTTTATATATTCTGGATTCTCAACAATCTTCTTTGGAATATTATTTGGTAGTTTTTTTGGATATACATTTGATTTGTTTAATTTAATTGGAAAATTGTTTGGACAAAATAATTGGAGTTCCATAGTATTAGAACCAATTACTGATCCACTACCAGTTTTAATTGTTTCAATTGGAATTGGAGTTCTACATTTAATTACAGCGCTTATAATAAAAGTTATTAAAGAAGTTAAGAATAAGAATTATGCAAGTGCACTAAGTAATGGATTAAGTTGGATATTAGTATTAGTTGGTATAGTATTATATGTTTCAATTTCAAAAGGTGTTGGACTTGTAATGGCTATAACTGGATTAGTAATTTTAGTTATATTTAGTGGAGCAAAGAAAAAAGGTATTCCGGCAAAAGTAATGTCAGGTTTTGGATCCTTATATAATATTACAGGATATTTAAGTGATGTTTTAAGTTATTCAAGAATACTTGCACTATCATTATCATCAGCAGTAATAGCATTTACTATGAATATGCTTGCTGGTATGGTAGCAACCAATTTTATCGGTTATTTATTTGCAATAGTTATATTTTTAATTGGACATGTATTTAATTTCGCAATGGGGCTACTATCTGCTTATGTACATGATTCAAGATTACAGTATTTAGAGTTTTTTGGAAAGTTTTATGATGGAGGTGGTGTAATTTTTAAGCCACTAGCATATCAGTTTAAATATATAGACAAAGTTAATAAAGGAGAATAG
- a CDS encoding V-type ATP synthase subunit K yields the protein MEIGLVYTLIGAGLAIGLAGMGSAIGVALSGRAAAGVVSEKPELFGKVLILQALPGTQGIYGFLIAILVMVKVGMLGGNPANVSIAQGLGLFAACLPIAIVGLVSGIYQGKMAASAIAMTAKKPNMSARGMTMTAIVETYAILAFLISILMYNAIVI from the coding sequence ATGGAAATAGGATTAGTATATACATTAATTGGTGCAGGTTTAGCGATTGGACTTGCAGGAATGGGATCTGCAATTGGAGTTGCATTATCTGGTAGAGCAGCAGCTGGTGTTGTTTCTGAAAAACCTGAGTTATTTGGTAAAGTTCTAATTTTACAAGCTTTACCTGGTACACAAGGTATTTATGGATTTTTAATTGCTATACTTGTTATGGTTAAGGTTGGAATGTTAGGTGGAAATCCTGCAAATGTTTCTATTGCACAAGGATTAGGATTGTTTGCAGCTTGTTTACCAATTGCTATAGTTGGTTTAGTTTCCGGAATTTACCAAGGTAAAATGGCCGCGAGTGCAATTGCTATGACTGCTAAGAAACCTAATATGTCAGCAAGAGGTATGACTATGACTGCTATTGTTGAAACGTATGCTATTTTAGCTTTCCTGATTAGCATTTTAATGTATAACGCAATTGTAATTTAA
- a CDS encoding V-type proton ATPase subunit F family protein: MNKIFVLSNKIEVHIFKAIGFETRVVSNENFKDLISNDELKETAIIYFDLAIKEKVYEAYKHYDRISLIPLPFKSSEIGKSEDGIRELVKKSVGVDLL, from the coding sequence ATGAATAAAATCTTTGTTTTAAGTAATAAAATTGAGGTTCATATTTTCAAAGCTATTGGGTTTGAAACAAGAGTGGTTTCAAATGAAAATTTTAAAGATTTAATTAGTAATGATGAGTTAAAAGAAACGGCTATTATTTATTTTGATTTAGCCATAAAAGAGAAAGTATATGAAGCATATAAGCATTACGATAGGATATCGTTAATTCCATTACCATTTAAAAGTAGTGAAATTGGTAAGAGTGAAGACGGTATTAGAGAATTAGTTAAAAAATCAGTTGGAGTTGATTTATTATGA